ACTGCCACGTTCGGACTTCCGGGACTCGTCGCCAGTTACCTCCTCATGTTGACGCTGAACAACGGATTCGAAGTGCTGGTGCTGTACTACCTCGAAGGATTACAACCGGTGACGCGGGCGCACGCGAAACCGCTCGTCGCGGCGATTCCACTGGCAGTCGTCGCGCTCGGCGTCAAACTGGTGCTCACAGGATACGTGGCTGTCGTCGTCGGAACCGTCACTGGCCTCGTCGCATACGCGGCCGTGATTCGGCTACTGGGGACGACGCCCGTCGAGCGACGGTTGGTCGGCTCTCTCGTCAGTCGCTATCGGACCGCTGTCGGGCGATAACGTTCTTTTCGAGGTTCAGAGGCCCTCATTTTGACTACCGCCGATTCCCAGTTCCATGGATTCGAAAATCGGTCTGGATTTATAACCCTCTCCGGTGCCACGTCTCACATGTGAGGTGAAGGACGATGGCTGCAACCGGACAAGTCGAGATGCTGGGGAACCGCTTGGACTTCGACTACGCCGAAGGAGCAACCGGCTACGTGATGGTGCTCACCCGGCTCATCACGGGCTACTGGTTCCTCCACGCGGGGGTCGGAAAATACCTCGCTGCTGAGCCGTTCAACGCGGCTGGATGGCTCGTGAACGCCACTGGAGGTGCGCCGGCGCCGGTGCACGCCTTCCTGGTCTGGGCGGGCCAGACGCCGTGGATGCTGGAGTTCACGAACTTCATGATTCCGCTGGCCGAGACGCTCATCGGCTTCGGCCTCCTCGTCGGGGCCGCCGTCCGCCTCGCCGCCTTCGGAGGAGCGTTCCTCATGACGTTCTTCTACCTCGGCAACGCGGCGTGGGGCCACGGACTGGTCAACGGTGACCTGTTCGGTCTCATGATGTTCGTCATCGTCGGGACGCTCGCCACGGGCCGTATCCTCGGCCTCGACGCGTACCTCGAACAGACCGAACTCGTCAAGCAACATCCCAAACTGAAATACCTCCTCGGCTGAGGAGGCCACGCTTTCCGCAACCGTTGGTCGCTCGCTAACTCGTCTTTTTCGACACCCTTCGTGGTCGTGGCTCCACTTCAGCAACACGTTTTAGGGTTGCCTAAATTTCGAAAGTGGTTTATTGGATTAGGCATGCCTAAAACTCATGAGCAAAGACGGACGCAGTTCGGACAAGTCGACGCGGCGGTCGGTTCTCAAGGGTGCTGGTGCAATCGCTGCCGGTGGATTACTCGCCGGGTGTACCGGGCAGAGTGGCGCTGAGTCGACGGAGGCGGCGACCACCACCCAGACCGAATCGGAGACGACGACCGCATCCAACACTGCGACCGAGTCTGCCGAAGACGATGGCTCGTACAGCGTCTCGATAGAGCCTGTCGGTGCTGTCGAGTTCGATTCTGCTCCCGAGTCGTGGGTCGCCAACAATGGCAGTTGGGCGGACATGGGCGTCGCGCTCGGGCTCGAACCGCCGAAGGGCGTCTGGCTCACCAGTCGGTACCACACCCAGTATTACGACGATATCCCCGGACTATCGGTCGACAAGAGCGACATGGTCTCGCTCTACCAAGACGGCGTCAGCAAGGAGTTGTTCTACGAACTCGACGCCGACGTGCACGTCATGGACCCGAACTTCCTGATGAACCGCTTCAAGGGATGGGAACAGGCCGACGTCGACGAAGTCGACGAGAACATCGGACCGATATTCGGGAACTGCATCTACGCCCAGCACTACCCGTGGCACGAGGACTACCGCTACTACACGCTCTACGAGGGATTCGAGAAACTCGCGCAGGTCTTCCAGCGCACCGAGCGCTACGAGGCGTTCGTCGGTCTCCACGAGGAGTTCCAATCGAACCTCCAGTCGGTCGTTCCTGCGGAAGGTGACCGCCCCGAGGCGGCCGTCCTCTGGGGCGTCGGCGACGAACCTGAGAAGTTCTACCCCTACATCATCGGTGGCGGAACCGGGTTCAAGCACTTCCGTGACCTCGGCGTGAAAGACGCGCTCGCCGACTCCGACGTGAAGGACTTCCACGGCAGTCGTGCGGCTATCGACATGGAGACGCTCCTCGAAGTCGACCCCGAAGTCCTCATGCTCCGTGGCTACGAGGCGAAGTCCCGCGAGGAGTTCGAGAGCACCGTCGTCGACTTTCTCCAGAACGACGACACTGCGAGCGCACTCACTGCGGTCCAGAACGGCGACGTGTACCGTGCTGGCGGCCTCTATCAGGGACCAATCACGAACTTCGTGCTCACCCAACGGACTGCCGAGGAACTCTACGGCGTCGAGGAGCAACTCTACGACCCAGAACGTGTTGCCGACATCGTCGCTGGTGACATCTGAGCGATGAGCGACACAGGGGAGGTGTCGACAGTCGACGTGGTCGTCGTTGGGGGTGGTCCGTCGGGGTGTGCCGCGGCCGTCTTCACCGCCCGCTACGGTCTGGACACGATCGTCTTCAACCGCGGCAACGCGGCGTTCCGTCGGTGTGCCTATCTGGAGAACTATCTCGGGTTCCCCGCCGGTATCGGTGTCGAGACGTTCACGTCGCTGATGCACGACCACGTCACGGAGGCCGGTGCGGACTACGTCGCCGACATGGTCGAATCGGTCGAACGTGTCGACGACGCCGACGCTGACGTCGATGCCGAGGCTGGCGAATTCGTCGTCCACACGCAGGACGGTCACCGTGTCGTCACCGAGTACGTCGTCGCCGCGGCGTGGTACGACGGCGACTATCTCCGTGGACTGGACGATGACGATGCGATGTTCGAACACCACGACCACCACGGCGAGTCTCACGAACAGTTCGACTCGTCGTATCCGGACGACGACGGCCGAACGCCGGTCGACGGGTTGTACGTCGCCGCCCCGACGGGTGACCGAAACGCGCAGGTCGGAATCGCGGCCGGACAGGGTGCCCACGTCGCTCGCTGTCTCCTCTTCGACCATCGCCGTGAGCAGGGATTCTCCGGTGATATCCTCGCGGCTCACTACGACTGGCTTCGCCCGGACAGCGAATTTCAGGGTGAGTGGGGTGACCGCGACCGCTGGCGTGAGTGGTTCGAGAGGCAGGTCCCCGACGACGCCGACGTCGACGAAGACCACCTCGCCGACCTCCGCGAGACCTACATCGACCGAGCGTTCGAGACGCGACGCAGTGACGACGAGATTGCGGCCGCCGAAAGGCGGGGAGTTCGACGCCTCGTCGAAGTGATTGGAACCGAACGCGTTCTCGACGCCGTTCCAGACGAGACCCTTCGCACCTACCTCGGCGGGCGTGAACGAGAGGAGTCGACAGATGCGAACAGGGAGGCTTCGAGCGATGAGTGAGGCGACCGGCACCTCACGAGAGCGTGCGTCGGTCGTCCGGCGCGTCGTCGACTGGGTCGATAGTTCGCTGGTCGCGCTCTGTCTCGGGAGTACGCTCGTCGTCCTCTTCGGTGGGCTCCTACAGGTGAGCTTCGGGGCGTTCTCCATGAGTATCGCCGAGGCATGGCGAGCCGTGTTCGACCCAGCCGTGGTTTTGAACCCACAGGCGTGGAACGCGTTCTTGCTCGGCGGCGAGATTCCAGAACTGCACAAACAGACCCTCATCGTCTGGAACATCCGACTCCCGCGCGTGTTCGTCGCCATCTTCGTGGGGATGAACCTCGCCGTCTCCGGGGCAATCTTTCAGGCGGTCACGCGGAACGAACTCGCGAGTCCGTTCATCCTCGGCGTCTCGTCGGGGGCTGGTCTCGCGATTCTCCTCACGCTCGTGGTCTTCTCCGGCCTCTCGACGTTCTTGCCGCTCGTCGCCTCGCTCGGTGGGGCAGTCGCGTTCCTCACCGTCTACGCCATCGCGTGGAAGAACGGGACCTCACCGGTTCGACTCGTCCTCGCAGGCGTCATCGTCGGGACGGTGTTCGGGAGTCTTCAGACGGCGTTGTTCTTCTTCGCCGACGACATCGGCGTCGTCCAGAGTGCAATCGCGTGGACGACTGGCTCGCTCACCGGAACCGACTGGGAACAGGTTCGGATGGCGCTCCCGTGGACTGTCGTGGCAATGTTGTTGGCACTCGTCAGTTCGCGCCAGTTGAACCTCCTCCTCTTGGGTGAGAACACGGCGAGTTCGCTCGGCATGAACGTCGAGAAGGTTCGATTCGGCCTCTCCGGTGTCGCAGTCCTCGCTGCGGCAGCGAGCATCGCCGTCGCCGGCATCGTCGGGTTCGTCGGCCTCATCGTCCCGCACATGGTCAGAACCGTCGTCGGCAGTGAGTACAAGAAACTCGTCGTCGGGTGTCTCTTCGCCGGCCCGGCGCTGATGGTCGCCGCCGACGTTGGCGCACGTCTCGCATTGAGTCCGGTCCAGATTCCGGTCGGTATCGTCACCGGGCTACTCGGCGGACCGTACTTCCTCTACTTGATGCGCAAGCAGGACACGATGGGTGATATCTGATGGTCGACGAGCGAACTTCCCCAGCGACCGACCGAGCGAACGCGAGTGAACTCGTCGGTGAGCATCTCGCAATCGGCTACCCGACGACGGACGAACCTGTCGTCGAGTGTGAGAACGTCGTCATCCCTGCTGGAGAGGTGACGGCGCTCGTCGGTCCGAACGGAAGTGGGAAGAGTACGCTGCTGAAGGCGATGGCGAGGCAACACGCTCCCGAGCGAGGGTCCGTCTTACTCGATGGTTCGCAGATTCAATTGTTCGACTCGAAAGAACTCGCGAGACGGGTCGGTCTCCTCTCACAAGAGAACGAGTCGCCTGCCAGTCTCACCGTCGAAGACCTCGTCTCCCACGGTCGGTATCCCCACCGTGGGTTCTTCGACTCCATCACCGACGAGGACCGCGAAGCCATCGACCGTGCCATCGAGTTAGCCGGTGTCGACGACATCCGAACGCAGGACGTTGGCAATCTGAGTGGTGGACAGAAACAACTCGCGTGGATTGCGATGGTTCTCGCACAGGAGACGGACGTGCTGCTCCTCGACGAACCCACTACGTACCTCGATTTACACCATCAACTCCGCGTGATGGAGGTCGTCCGAACCCTCAATCGCGAGGAGGAGATAACCATCGGCATCGTACTCCACGACATCGGGCAGGCGGCACGGTTTGCAGACAACCTCATCGCGATGAAAGACGGGACGCCGTACGACTGGGGCCCACCGCGAGAGGTCGTCACCGAGGAACTGTTGGCCGACGTCTTCCGCGTCGACGCCGACGTGGATAGCGAGAGCCCCACGGGGCCGCACATCGCACCACACCGCGCACTCGACGAGTAGCACGCGACCAGCGACTCGCCACAGTCGGTCTCACTCGACAGCGACGATTTCGATGTCGAAGACGAGCGTCTTGCCAGCGAGTTCGTGATTGAAGTCCACCTCGACAGCGTCCTCACGCACGCTAATCACGTCGCCGTGGAGGCCGTTTTCGGCGTGGACGTGCAGGCCCACTTCGGGTTCTTCTCCGACCATTCCCTCGAACGTCTCGGGGTCGTAGGTCCGGACCCGACGCTCGTCGAACTCGCCGTAGCCCTTCTCCGGGGGCACCGTCACAGTCGCCTCGTCACCGGCGGACATCCCCACGACTGCTTCGTCGAGCCCCGGGATTATCTCGTCGGCGCCGACGACGAACGACTGGGGCACGTAGTCTTCGCGGGCGCGTTCCTGTGCATCGAACAGGCCGTGTTCGACCGCAACCTCGTACCGAGACGTGTTGAAGACGGTTCCGTCCTCGAACCGCCCGATGTACGCGAGCGCGACACGGTCTCCCGACTCGATAGCCATAGCGAAACCTCAGGAGAGGACTCGGATAAATATCGCCATCGACGCGGCGTCTCGGGTCGAACTCACGCCACACTCGATGTGAGTGAGGGTGCGTTCTCGTCGGCCGTCTCGTTCGTCTCGTTCGTCTCGTTCGTCTCGTTCACAGTGTCCCACGACGGTCGACTCACCATCGTCGAATCGAGGTTGCCGTAGGTCCACTCGAACTGCACGGCGTAGGACCCTCCGTCTCCGACGAGCTCGTACGTCACGGTCGCGTCGGTGACGAACCCCTGGTCGTCGACAAATGCGACGAAGTGGTAGTTTTGGACAGGTTCGACGCCGCCAATCGACGGCCGTTGACTCCCCTCGATTCGGTAGTACGTGACCTCGTTCACGCGAACTTTCCCGGTCACGTTCGTCGTGCGCGTATCGAGAAACTGGCGAACGAGCGTTGGGTTCAGGTGCCGCGGTTCGAACTGGACTGGTGGGTCGGCCGTCTTGTCGTCGATTCGGCGTGTCCGGTTGCTCTCATTCTGGTGGTCGATGACGTACCAGTCGCCCCCATTCTGGTGGTCGATGACGTACCAGTCGCTCCCGTCGTAGTTCACCGTCCGTACGTGTGTCCGTTCTCGACCTGCTTCGACGCTCTCGACGATGAGGTAGGTGTCCCCAGACACAGCGACGTCGGTGTCGTACTGGACGCGAGTTGCGTTCGGGTCGGCGTCTCGTGGCCGGTACGTATCCAACCAGAGCGTGTACGAGCGGTTCGAGAGGGTGGCCTCGTGTGCCTCGCTGAGTGCAGTGAGGTTCGTGATTCCGTCACGGGTGACGCCCGGAACCGAGTCGAGGTCACCCTCTGCGAGTGGTTCGAGTTCTCCTCGCCCGACGTTCCCGACGAACGGCGGTGCTGTCGACGCAGACACAGTAGCCGAATCGGTCGACGGTGTCGCGGGTGTCGGTTGTTCGTACGGTTCGACTGTGGGCTGTGCCCCATCTGTCGGCGCCGTCCCACCCACCGGTCCTGCGCGCTGCTGCGTCGGCTGGTCGACTGACGAATCGACGAGGCCGAGCGACACCAC
The genomic region above belongs to Haloferax marinisediminis and contains:
- a CDS encoding quinol oxidase, yielding MAATGQVEMLGNRLDFDYAEGATGYVMVLTRLITGYWFLHAGVGKYLAAEPFNAAGWLVNATGGAPAPVHAFLVWAGQTPWMLEFTNFMIPLAETLIGFGLLVGAAVRLAAFGGAFLMTFFYLGNAAWGHGLVNGDLFGLMMFVIVGTLATGRILGLDAYLEQTELVKQHPKLKYLLG
- a CDS encoding ABC transporter substrate-binding protein, producing the protein MSKDGRSSDKSTRRSVLKGAGAIAAGGLLAGCTGQSGAESTEAATTTQTESETTTASNTATESAEDDGSYSVSIEPVGAVEFDSAPESWVANNGSWADMGVALGLEPPKGVWLTSRYHTQYYDDIPGLSVDKSDMVSLYQDGVSKELFYELDADVHVMDPNFLMNRFKGWEQADVDEVDENIGPIFGNCIYAQHYPWHEDYRYYTLYEGFEKLAQVFQRTERYEAFVGLHEEFQSNLQSVVPAEGDRPEAAVLWGVGDEPEKFYPYIIGGGTGFKHFRDLGVKDALADSDVKDFHGSRAAIDMETLLEVDPEVLMLRGYEAKSREEFESTVVDFLQNDDTASALTAVQNGDVYRAGGLYQGPITNFVLTQRTAEELYGVEEQLYDPERVADIVAGDI
- a CDS encoding FAD-dependent oxidoreductase; the encoded protein is MSDTGEVSTVDVVVVGGGPSGCAAAVFTARYGLDTIVFNRGNAAFRRCAYLENYLGFPAGIGVETFTSLMHDHVTEAGADYVADMVESVERVDDADADVDAEAGEFVVHTQDGHRVVTEYVVAAAWYDGDYLRGLDDDDAMFEHHDHHGESHEQFDSSYPDDDGRTPVDGLYVAAPTGDRNAQVGIAAGQGAHVARCLLFDHRREQGFSGDILAAHYDWLRPDSEFQGEWGDRDRWREWFERQVPDDADVDEDHLADLRETYIDRAFETRRSDDEIAAAERRGVRRLVEVIGTERVLDAVPDETLRTYLGGREREESTDANREASSDE
- a CDS encoding FecCD family ABC transporter permease, with the translated sequence MSEATGTSRERASVVRRVVDWVDSSLVALCLGSTLVVLFGGLLQVSFGAFSMSIAEAWRAVFDPAVVLNPQAWNAFLLGGEIPELHKQTLIVWNIRLPRVFVAIFVGMNLAVSGAIFQAVTRNELASPFILGVSSGAGLAILLTLVVFSGLSTFLPLVASLGGAVAFLTVYAIAWKNGTSPVRLVLAGVIVGTVFGSLQTALFFFADDIGVVQSAIAWTTGSLTGTDWEQVRMALPWTVVAMLLALVSSRQLNLLLLGENTASSLGMNVEKVRFGLSGVAVLAAAASIAVAGIVGFVGLIVPHMVRTVVGSEYKKLVVGCLFAGPALMVAADVGARLALSPVQIPVGIVTGLLGGPYFLYLMRKQDTMGDI
- a CDS encoding ABC transporter ATP-binding protein; this encodes MVDERTSPATDRANASELVGEHLAIGYPTTDEPVVECENVVIPAGEVTALVGPNGSGKSTLLKAMARQHAPERGSVLLDGSQIQLFDSKELARRVGLLSQENESPASLTVEDLVSHGRYPHRGFFDSITDEDREAIDRAIELAGVDDIRTQDVGNLSGGQKQLAWIAMVLAQETDVLLLDEPTTYLDLHHQLRVMEVVRTLNREEEITIGIVLHDIGQAARFADNLIAMKDGTPYDWGPPREVVTEELLADVFRVDADVDSESPTGPHIAPHRALDE
- a CDS encoding FKBP-type peptidyl-prolyl cis-trans isomerase — protein: MAIESGDRVALAYIGRFEDGTVFNTSRYEVAVEHGLFDAQERAREDYVPQSFVVGADEIIPGLDEAVVGMSAGDEATVTVPPEKGYGEFDERRVRTYDPETFEGMVGEEPEVGLHVHAENGLHGDVISVREDAVEVDFNHELAGKTLVFDIEIVAVE